In the Zingiber officinale cultivar Zhangliang chromosome 5A, Zo_v1.1, whole genome shotgun sequence genome, ACCTTAAAAAGGTCTCTCTAGTCCGCAACAAAGGCTAGTGGTAAAGATATATCAAATTCATTTATGGCTGGGGCTTTACGGAAAATCTCAAGTGGGTGAATAGGTCTATCATAAAAGTCTATCTAGTCCGTAGTAAATGGCTCATGATAAGGACAACACCACGGCTTTTCCAAAAGGCCCAAGAGGGTGCATAGGTCTATCATAAAGACCTATCTAGCCCACAGCAATGGCTCGCGATAAAGGCACGCCAAATCCGTTGATAGTTGGTCACTTGCTCAAAGTGACTTCATGGGGTCTTAGCCCATGACACTGGATGGATTGAGATGGTGTGGAGTCACTGGAGACTTATGGACACATGAGAGATGCGAGAGATATGGAGGAGGTGCAAGGCACCTGCTTGTAGTGGACACAGGACATAGTGAGGACATTGATGATAtgagtgttggggttgcaaggttgcaaacatagtcccatattgaaaacacatggaaaagatcatgagtttataagagaaagatatctccatttgtatgaggccttttgggtagagcccaagagcaaaaccatgagggcttaggcccaaagtggacaatatcatgtcattgtggagatatctaaattcttttcgatcctacaattggtatcagagcccggactgccaggatgtttaaccgccgactgtgcacaagagctatggtctgattgagccatgtgagtacaatattgaccttgaacaaaaaAAGTGGGGGTTCCtatattcggatcaagaggaccagacaccaggcaggaagtcctagtaggtcgggtggaccgaggggcaggaagtcctagttgcggctaggcaaggaagtcctagtaggtcgggtagaccgaggggcgggaagtcctagtaggtcgggtagaccgaggggcaggaagacctagtgggtcaaggatcgaacgtgggaagcccatggtcctttgtttgagggggggattgttggggttgcaaggttgcaaacatagtcccatattgaaaacacatggaaaagatcatgagtttataagagaaagatatctccattggtatgaggccttttgggtagagcccaagagcaaaaccatgaggtcttaggcccaaagtggacaatatcataccattgtggagatatctatattcttttcgatcctataatgaGCACATGAATAGCATGGACAGAGATTGCAAGCAGTGCTGTATAATACCTCAGCTTCAGACCCTAGTACTGAGGATGGGCATGCAACCAACATGTGAGAGGAGACAGTGATAGATGGTACACAAGTTAGCACATACACGATCATAGTTCCTCTTCCAGATCTAATACTTCATCAGATATGACATAAGGGGTTctaggatcatatatatatatatatatatatatacacattttCATCATCCAGAAATAATAACAAATTCAACTCCAATACTTAGAATAAAGTAACAATAAAACACAATCTAACATGAAATGTTACTTCTATGACAAATTCAGCATGCTTTGCTTCTGAAATTTCAATTTGAAGTCATGACAACAAATTTtagtattttcaaatttctttGTGCGCTAAAATTTGTTGTCAACATGCTCTTCAGTATTTTCTCAACTTGCTGTTAAATTTGTTCAAGTAATCTGACAAAGTTGTGAAACAATATGCTCAAGAAAGTTTAGTGCACAATGGTAGGATTTTTCAAACCAAATATACATATAGATAAACTCCAAATAATGAAACCAGATATACATTCAGAGTGTTAGAACATAAGGAAGTCACCATCATCCACCACACTTCATCTAAAACAATAATACTCACTTTTAAAAGTAATAGATAAACTCCAAACAATGAAATGGAAAAAAGAATGTCAAACAAGCACACAAAAATAATACTGTAGCAACAGAGAATGTGAGACAATAGTATATACAATGATTTAGCTTCAGAAAAAGATAATTTTGTATAATTCAAGCACACTGAAGATAAAATCGTAGCATTTAGATCCACCGCCACATTTTTTCTGATCACTTTTGCTATGACGCCTGTATAGAAATGAGAAGACGAGAAATGAGAATATAATGTGAGTTTTTGTTGCTATGACAAAGGCTAAAAGGGTCCTTTTAACTAGTTATCATGGTTACTGTATAAGTTGGGATTAATAATACTTTATCCGAAGCATGATAACTTTTCTAGCACCTATAGTGCTATAATCACACCTTGGCAGTTATCCTTGGCTTATTTTAAAATGAGTCAAACATGAGTTTAACTCATAATCCTATCCTAATCAATCATACCAAACAGGTCGATAGAATATAAGGGCATCTTCAATGTAaggtttataaaataaaaaaattgaataaaaaaatttgaactatTGTAAAGATGAGGTTTGAGGTTTGTAGTTTAAGAGTAAtagtaaaaaacttaaatttgctATTTTATCTTGAAATTAATGTAATATGTATGAATTCATACAActatatgatataaattagatCCAAAAAAATTCACTTATAGCTCTAACTATTGGAGAAGtttcaataaaattttataatttggaTGTGGTATATTGGAAGTATAAAAGAaaaatctcatttaaagtttcAATTATTGGAAATACCCTAATTGAGTGATGGTGTCGGCCGGGTGCTATCAGGACGGAGAAAAAACCAGAGCCTCAAAATCAACGGCTGTGATTCCTTTGGTATGGATTTTGTTAGGTTTGACGTTCGttgatgtgtttttttttttctatttgatcTAAAAGAACCACCTAAACTTAATGTTATAAATGGGAAGAAAAATATGTTGAGGTCCAAGATCTTAATACTCTAAATATTAATGCAAATCTTAGGGAGGAGCCTACCCTGTTTGATTGGGTTTAATCTTAGCTGCTGATGATCCCTCTCAATAAATTTATTATCAAAGATCGAGATTCGATCTTGATTAGACTGCCCGAGAACCGTCGATGGACATCATTGTAGAAAGCCTCTAATGCTAAATGGCCAATAAGAAAAAGTCGATTGAATTTCTAAGCATCTACCGAAAAGGGATCCAACATCCCATtgctttaattattatttttgttagcCGTGAGACTCTTGCATCCAGTGATATTATTGTCTCAAATTCATTTTCTGACTACCCAAAAGTCTTAGATGGTGGGGATAATCACTCTCAACAAGGTTCCTCTCTCGCGTGTTAGCTAACATGCAATCTCATATGCAGCCACAACGACGAATTACTACGGCATGTCTTAGCACTGACAATTGAGCATCAAGGATCTAGAAGACACGAATTAAAAATATAATCTTTAAGAATTAATGTATCATGTGTCATagatccttttttttttaatcttcgaACGCACACTTAGTTATAGTCTAAATACATAGGTGAGAATATCCTTTCAATTATCCTATCGAAGGGTGTAAATTCTTTTTAAGATATTGGAGACCACAATTAATCGTAATTAATGGTGCATCATGATAATTAACGCGTAGAGGTGGAGTAGGCACGTCACCACCCCTTTCGCTTTCAAACGTATCCAACTTCACGGGCATTgtggaaaaaaaaatttcacaaagTTTCACAAGAGTAGTAGCGTTGGTGGAATAAAATTGAAATAATTATTTCAGAAAATATAAAATGATTAATGACTATAGTTAAGAATTTTCAACACCATTTTTTCCCAAAGAAAATGGTTGTATAATGTCATGGTATTTTCCTCCCCAAATCCAGTACATTTTAATTAGATACGATGCTAAATCAATAGATTTTTCAGGGCAGTTTCGCCTCGAGACCGGGCCACCTAAACTTGGCCACTTGGCAAAGGATTACACCATCATCGTCCTCGAAAATAATTGTGTCATTAAAagcatttgttttattttatctttaagtTTCTTTTAAGACTCGAGTAATAAAGGACTGAAACTTTATGGGTTAAAGTGTAATTATGCGTATTGAATAGTATATGTACGTTCGCTGCTTCTGCAGCCGCGCGCATAAGCTGCCATCTGCGAGTTCTTCGTCTTCTTCAAGTCTTATCCCTTTCAGTCGTCCTTCTCTCCTTTCTTCCCTTTGATCTCTGCAGCACGCTATGTGAGCGGCGCATCGGAGCAGAGGCAGCAGGCTAACAGTGGGGAGGGGCATCGATTGATGACAACAAGGCCACAGCCGGGAGCCGATCGCCGGAAGAGGAGCCCTAGAAGAAGAATAGGCGCAGGAGCCGGAGGCGGCGGAGCATGTCTTCTCTGGTGCTCCCCGGCCTGGGGCTGACCGACCACCTCGTCCCCTGTTCCCTACACCGCCAAGATCAGGCGCCGGCGGCGAGGAAGAGACCCAACTCCATCTTCTCGGAAGAGGAATCCGACACCTCCATCGGCGTCGaatcggaggaggaggaggaggaggaggaggaggaggaaatgGAGAGCAAGGAAAGCGATGGGGCTTTCGGCTCCTTGGATGCCCTAGAAAACTCCCTTCCCATAAAGTAGGTTTTTTTTTCCCTCTCCCCTAATTCGTCTAATTTCTTCCGGTAATACCCTAAATTTATGGTCTTTTGTTGGAATCGAAGGAGGGGCTTGTCGAATTTCTACTCCGGGAAGGCCCGATGCTTCACTAACCTAGCGGATGCGGCCAATGCGAACGTAGCCGACCTCGCGAAGCGGGAGAACCCCTTCAACAAGCGGCGGAGACTTCTCCTGCAGGCGAGAACAACTTCCTTCAGCTCGCTCATCGGCTCGCCTACTTCTCCGCCGCCGGTTCTCTCGCCGGACGACAGTCCCGTAGAAGTGGAGGAGGAGGAATCCTCCTGATCATCATTAATCAACAGGACCAAATGATGTCGATTTGGTCTTTTTCttctttaataataaaattttaagaaaaaaaaattgcgaGGGTGGATAAGGATCAGCAGAAGTGGGGATCTTATCATGTTCTACTTCCAAACCTGTTCGGAAGGATAAAGAACGAATTCTTATCTGCTCCTCCTAAACTTGTCTCTTTTTTTTCTGGCTTTTGAAAAGTATGCGTTCGACTTTTAATTATGTCCGACGTCAAACGTAGGTCATTTCCTCGTAATTGTGGGGTTAAGAGAGGGATTAAGGATCGTAATATCGGTGGCTGCCAGATGCATTAGACACGCAAAATATACAAAAGGAAGAgtgaaataattaattaaactatttttgtatttgttttttttatttgattttaccaACATTTGAAAAATATATACGGCAGAATTGTGCACAACAGGTCATCTTTCATAAATACCAACCAAAGCCCAAAGGACCTCTGGCTTAGTGATAAATCATAGATCATGAAATGTAGTAGCTAAGAACAAATAATAGTTCGCTGAGATAGGACGGTAAATGACCCCAATTTGAAATATTGAATttggtaaatatttatttatatttgtttaatatatataaaagatatattaaatgaataattttgaatttgttgaagtAAACGAATAAACAAAAACACATATATAAGGATTTATCTCTAGGATGACAAATAAGAGTGTTGGTTATTTGTATGGATCTCCGTGAGTATTTCTTGATATGCTGATTAACTTTAGGATTAGTCTATTTGAATAGTTGGGATTATTGATGAATTTTTTAGTACAAATTAAATTTGGTctgttaaatatataattttttattggcCAAATTTAAATTTGGCCAATaatgtataattttttatttgcCAAAAGTTAGATTTGACtggtaaaatttaatttattattcatcaaaGTTAGATTTAACCGTAAAGGTTAGATTTGGCAGTAACAATTAATTTTTTACTGCAAAAATAAAATTTGGTTAGTTTTTTataaaatttgtttttaatttatataaataaggaTGAATGTAGTAAGGAATTactaatcctttttattttaataaaatatatctaaaaaataaataacgcagaatctaaaataaattttaacaaaaaatatataattttatagaaaaataaatacgGACTATAAATGAAATTGAAAACTATATTATATCAATATATAAATGTGTAATTTAAGATGAGAATTATATATaacttttataaataaaaataaatccagattatatattaaaaatccactatattaaattattaattgtaGCCGCTCATTTGGACTTGACAAATTGTCCTAAAATCACATGGAAAATTTCATATGTTAGAGAATATTTATTTAAACTCTTTAATTCACCTAATTCAGTAAGTGTGCATAAATTTTAAGGAACTGTGATCAAATATAAGTAAAAAAATCTAAAAGGAAGTATCGTCCGTTCAAAATGAAATATAATTCCTTCTACattcaatatcatttaaatttaaatttaatatactACTTATACACATATTTTGTAGGTAAATGATAAAATATATATAGGTACAAAAAGTTCATAATGATATATACTTCTTCCTAAATTAAGCATCATTATTGTATACACATTTTTTAGGTACGtgataaaatataaaaaagtCCATAATGAAATATAAGTCCTCTTAAATTTAACAtccataattatatatatatatatatatatatatatatatatatatatatatatatataatttaattggaTATAATTATATAAGATTGTGcacaaataataaattaaatgaattgGTGTAGATTagagaattgaaataaatattctcTAACATAAGAATTGATGGCAAAATTGAAACTTTATATCAGGATTTTAGGACAATTTATCGTTTGGACTTCCTACAAGCATCCTTTTTAAAACCCTAATGCTATGCTTACTTTACTCAGAAGAGTAGAAAGTAAAACTAAGAAATTAATTTTGTAGTAAAAAAGTTTTTGTCATttactttattaaaattttaagaggAAAAAGAAACACAATTCATTAGCAGATGATCTTAGAGCCAAAATAGATTACCTCAAAATGGAACTTAAAACATCATATGAAAAGAAAAATGACACATATACATATTttcattcattaaattaaattatatattaaaaaaatacatatactatttttaactcataaaattatatcatatacttaaaaaaaaaaaacatatatatcttatttttagttataaaaaTTATATCTCATATTCCATCTTCCTCAATAAAGTAAATCAAACATAGGAAGAGAtgtatttcctttttcattttctgtcacagcctgatttattttatttatctatgtCCATATTTTCAATGGTGATATGCTTATCACATAAGGTTGTAAGGTTGAATCGTAGAATTATCGGGACATAAATCTTTGGATCTTGTGCAATTCACTCCACCATCACTTGTCTTCTCAATTATCATGATTTACTTTTCTTGTGATGATCTAGAGTATGATGTGACGGAGACATTGGGACGAATTATTTCACCTTTGGCCCGACATAAACAAAGCATAAttaagttgtttttttttaacaCGGCCGCGCGGACTTCATCCACAGCTTCCTTTTCAAAAAACCGCCTCGCACGGCTGCCGCCGAGGTCGCCTCGCGCTGCCGTCGCCACTGCAGCGGTTACGTACCTGACGTACGGCCGCGCCGATATGGCGGTTGCCCACTACGGTCCCTTCAGGCAGCTGTGCGTTATCAAGCTGTTCGAAGCGAGCGGCGCCGGTGCAAACGAAGCTGACGAGgcgattttatatatttttgtcaaATTGATATCGCACAAAAAATAATATTGGGGTTAGAAATTTCGATTCATCTATTCATAAGGTTAATTtattattaaactaattaaatatttatttaaaactttaatattttgatttttaaaaaatacttaatttgatcgataatttaaaatttagttaattttaaaaatatatagagaAT is a window encoding:
- the LOC121981691 gene encoding uncharacterized protein LOC121981691 encodes the protein MSSLVLPGLGLTDHLVPCSLHRQDQAPAARKRPNSIFSEEESDTSIGVESEEEEEEEEEEEMESKESDGAFGSLDALENSLPIKRGLSNFYSGKARCFTNLADAANANVADLAKRENPFNKRRRLLLQARTTSFSSLIGSPTSPPPVLSPDDSPVEVEEEESS